Genomic DNA from Sporosarcina sp. ANT_H38:
ATCAACATTTATAAAAGAATCCCTTTCTGCAAAAGAAATCATCTTATCAAAAGCATCTCTGATTCCCATACCAAATGGTGAATTCGAATCTTTGGACTCTAGATCGCGCACAGAGCGTATAGCTACTAATTCAGCCAGATCATCCATTAGCTGTTCCTCATAATATCGGAGTCTTTCATAATAGCTGTCTATCAAATTACCCACCTACTATTACCTCCTTAGTCAACCTCCAAAACTTTCTTCATGTCTATTTCAAACGTTTCTACTCCCAATATCGTTAAGGGATGATGGAAACTACCATCTATTAATTGAAATGGCACGGCTATATAGTCAGCGTAAAGTGCTACTTCTTGGAGCTGAAACTTAGTTCGAATGCTGGACGCCACAACCTTTGCTTCATACCCTTTTGATTGAATAATCGTTGAGACATTCCGTACAAATTCTAATCCATCTATTCCAAGTTCTTCATTCCTGGCAACAAAAAGAAATAAATAATCTGCGTTAGCATTTAAGGACAACATGGCCTGATTCACATCAAAAACTAATGTCATAGCCGTCTTGATTCCCTTTTGATGCAAATAATTAGCTAATTTCAAACCTAGGGCTGAATAGTTTAATTTGATAATGATTTCGCCATTTGAAATTTCGGTAAGTAAATTAACTTCATCTACCATCTCTTCAAAATCGGTGCCTATCACTTCTGCAGTGAGCAAGATATTTTTCTTGCTATATTTTTTTATAAATTCATAGTAGTTAACATTTCCTTTAGCATATAAGGTTGGATTTGCTGTAACGCCCACAACTCCCATCTCTAATGCTTGCGCAATTTCTAATTCATTTGTAGAATCAATTAAATATTTCACGTCTTACCTCCTTGGCCAATAGATTTCTTTCGTTGCCAGGGGAAGAGGGATTGAATTCCACCCTCGTTCTTCCCTATGACAATCACTTGACTACTATTAAAAACTTGTTAATGAATGCTCAGTGGCTATATACTGGGCTACATTGTCTTTTCCCGTTAATAACAAACTATGAGTATTTATTTTCTGATTATGCTGCTTGATGACCCCTTGTAAAACCTCTGTATTCGTAATGCCCGTGGCAATAAATACAGCCTCGTTATCACCTACAAGATCATCTAACGTTAAAATACTGTCTACATCAATCCCCATACTTAAACACCTTTTCAATTCTTGGATGGAAATAGCCTCATTTTCCGGCGTCGCCCCCTTTACTTGCGAGCGAAACAGTAACTTGGCATTCATTTCACCGCCGAGTGCTTTTAAGGCTACAGCGGATATCACTCCTTCTGGTGCTCCACCAATCCCATAAAGTAAATCAATGTTTCCTTTTTCCAATGCAATTTGTAGACCAC
This window encodes:
- a CDS encoding transaldolase family protein encodes the protein MKYLIDSTNELEIAQALEMGVVGVTANPTLYAKGNVNYYEFIKKYSKKNILLTAEVIGTDFEEMVDEVNLLTEISNGEIIIKLNYSALGLKLANYLHQKGIKTAMTLVFDVNQAMLSLNANADYLFLFVARNEELGIDGLEFVRNVSTIIQSKGYEAKVVASSIRTKFQLQEVALYADYIAVPFQLIDGSFHHPLTILGVETFEIDMKKVLEVD